Within Longimicrobium sp., the genomic segment GCGGATGCTGCCGGTGTACGTGGGCGGCCTGGCGCTCCTGGTGGCGTGGTCGATCGCCCGGCTCAGCCTGATGGCGGTGGACGCCGGGCCGGCGGGGGCGCTGCTGGACCCGTTCGGGAACACGGCGCTGGCCCGAGCCACGCGCTACTGGACGGTGGCGGAGCGGAACACCCGCGACGTCCCCTGGCTGGGGCTGCTCGCGGCGAACCGGCTTCTCTGGCTGGGGGTGGGCGCGGCGGTGCTGGGCGCGTGCGCGCTGCACTTCCGCTTCCGCCACGCGGCGGAGGGGCGCGCCAGGGCCGCCTGGGACCCGGCCGCCGGGGCGCCGCCGCCGCCCGTGCTGCGCGTCCCCGCGGCGCGGCGCCGCTTCGACGCCGGCGCCCGGCTCCTGCAGCTCGCGGGCGAGACGCGGCGGGCGCTCTCGCAGGTGGTGGCGAACGTGTGGTTCCCGGTGCTGGTGGCGCTGGGGGTGCTGCTGGCGCTCACCATCGGCCGCTCGACCGACGCCGTCTACGGCACCCCCACCTACCCGGTGACCTACCGGGTGCTGGAGGCGGTGCAGGGGAGCCTCACCCTCTTCGTGATCGTCATCATCGCCGTCTACGCGGGCGAGCTGGTGTGGAACGAGCGCGAGCTGCGCGCGGCGGGGATCCACGACGCGCTCCCGGTGCCCACCTGGCTCTCGCTGGCGGCGCGCTTCCTGGCGCTCCTGGCCGTGGTCGCCGCGCTGCAGGGCGTGGCGATGCTCTGCGGCGTCCTGCTGCAGGTGTCGCGGGGGTGGTACCGCTTCGAGCCGGGGCTGTACCTGTCCGAGCTGTTCGTGTACGGGCTGGCGGGGTGGGTGCCGGTCGTGGGGCTGGCGCTCTTCATCCAGGCGCTGGTCAACCACAAGTACGTGGGGCACTTCCTCTTCCTGCTGTGGGTGGTGGGCTCGCTGGTGCTGTACGGGCTGCTGGGGGTGGAGCACAACCTGGCCCTCTTCGGCTCGGCACCCAGCCTCACCTACTCGGACTTGAACGGCTACGGGCACGCGCTGGTGTCGTGGCGCTGGTTCACGCTCTACTGGGGGCTGTGGACGCTGCTGCTGGCCGCGGCCACGCACCTGCTCTGGGTGCGCGGGCAGGACGCGGGCGGGCGCTGGCGCCTGCGCGAGGCCCGGCGGCGGATGACGCGGCCCCTGCTGGCGGGGACGGCGCTGGCCGCCCTGCTGGTGCTGGCCACCGGCGGGTTCATCTACTACAACACCGCCGTCCTCAACCACTTCGAGACCGACGACGAGGGCGAGCGGGTCCAGGCCGGGTACGAGAAGGACTACAAGCGCTGGGAGTGGGTCCCCCAGCCGCGGATCGCGGGGGCGCGGCTCGAGGTGGACATCTTCGCCGGGCGGCGCGACCTGCGGCTCCGCGGGACGTACCGGCTGGTGAACCGCTCGGGCGCGCGGATCGACTCGGTGCACGTCGACCTGCTCAACTCGCTGCAGGTGCGCGAGCTGCGGCTGGACCGGCCGGCCGCGCGCGTGGTCTCCGACAGCGCCAGGGGCTACTACGTCTTCCGGCTGGCGCGCCCGCTCCTCCCGGGCGACTCGGCGCAGCTCGTCTTCCACCTGGAGCACGACAGCCGCGGCTTCGAGAACGAGCCGTCGTATCAGCCGGTGGTGGGCAACGGCACCTTCTTCGACAGCCGGTGGCTGCCGGGGATCGGCTACAACCCCGACGGCGAGCTGGACGACCCCGGGGCGCGCGAGGAGCACCACCTCCCGCCCCGCCCCCGCGCGGCCCGGATCGACGACCCGCGGGCGCGGACGCGCAACTTCGTGGCGCGCGACGCCGATTGGATGGACTTCGAGGTGACGCTGAGCACCGACGCCGGGCAGACGGCCGTTGCGCCCGGCTACCTGCAGCGCGCGTGGACGGCGGGCGGGCGGCGCTTCTTCCACTACCGGATGGACGCGCCGATCCTGAACTTCTACGCCTTCCTCTCCGCCCGCTACCGGGTGCGGCGCGACCGCTGGGACGGGGTCTCCATCGAGGTCTACCACCACCCGGGGCACGAATGGAACGTGGAGCGGATGGTCCGCTCGGTGCAGGCGTCGCTCGGCTACTACACGCGCGAGTTCGGGCCCTACCAGCACCGGCAGGTGCGCATCCTGGAGTTCCCGCGCTACGGCGAGTTCGCGCAGAGCTTCGACAACACCATCCCCTACTCCGAGGCCATCGGCTTCATCGCCGACGTGCGCGAGGGCGACATCGACTACCCGTTCTTCGTGACGGCGCACGAGGTGGCGCACCAGTGGTGGGGGCACCAGGTGGCGCCGGCCGACGTGCAGGGCGCGGCGATGCTCTCGGAGACGCTGGCCGAGTACGGCGCGCTGATGGTGATGGAGCGGGAGTACGGCCGGGAGCAGATCGGGCGCTTCCTGCGCTACGAGATGGACCAGTACCTGGAGGGGCGCGGCGCCGAGAGCCGCGGCGAGCTGCCGCTGATGCTGGTGGAGAACCAGCAGTACATCCACTACAACAAGGGCGCGCTGGCGATGTACGCGCTGCGCGACTGGATCGGGGAGGAGCGGGTGAACGGCGCGCTGCGGGCGTTCCTGCGCGAGTGGCGCTTCCGCGGCCCGCCGTACCCCACCGCGCGCGACCTGGTGGCGCACCTGCGGGCGGCCACGCCGGACTCGCTGAAGCACGTCGTATCCGACCTCTTCGAGCACGTGACGCTCTACGAGAACCGGGCGGTGTCGGCGACGGCGCGGGAGCTGGGCGGGGGACGGTGGGAGGTGTCGCTCACCGTGCAGGCGGCCAAGCTGCGCGCCGACAGCCTGGGAGAAGAGACGCCGCAGCCGCTGGGCGACTGGATCGACGTGGGCGTCTACGCGGCGGGCGACCCCGAGCCTCTCTACCTGCGCAAGCACCGCGTCACGCGGGCCACGCAGACGATCCGCGTCGTCGTCGAGGGGCGCCCCGCGCGCGCCGGCATCGACCCGCTGCACAAGCTGATCGACCGGCGGATCGACGACAACGTGGTGGGGGTGACGGTGGGAAGATAGCCCGCGAGGGTGGGAGAGAGGGGTTATCCGAGCACGCGTACCTGATTGTAGGTAAAAAGCAGAGAGCGCATGAACCGGGTAGCTTCTGTCCGTAGCAGGGCCGTTTCAGAGTGCGTCTTTGCAACCAGGACCTGCTCACGCATGTCGCGGGCGCGCTCAAGGTTGTCGCGGACATTGCGCGAGAGACCGTCTTCCCCGTCGAAGAAGGCCGAGAGCTGGTGACCCTGCGTCTCCCACTCGGCTTCGTCGAACCGCGAGTGCGACGGCTGATCCCAGAGTTCGCAGACAATGTCTTCCATGAGCAGTAGCGCACGAAGGTACATGTCCCGCGCTCGCTCGTCGTCGAGCAGTCGCCTGAGATCCTGCGGCTCCAGGAGAGCGAAGCCGCCCAATCGCTCCTTCCTGGGAGCCCTAGACAGGACTTCGGTAGGCATGTGACCTCAGTATCTCCATGGCTGTGACCGGGTCGCCTGGCTCCAGCTCGTAGACCAGGTTCAAATCCAGGCGATCCTCATCTACGTGCTCGTCGTAAAATAGCAGGTCGAACTCGTCTCCACCAAGATCCCTGATCAGGTACTCATCCGATTCGAGCAGTCCTGATCCAGCCTTGTGGAGCCTCCAATCCCCGACCGCCTCGATATCCACCCGATAAATGATCGGGTACAGGAATTTAACACTTACATGATCGCAGATGTTCAGCAACCGCTGAGCTGTGTCTCCATCGACGACCCCTTCGCTCTCCTTTGCAACGATACCCTTCTTCAACTTGATGCGATGGATGGTGATGAAATTGTCGAACTCATCGCGGTCCGCCCAAGGCTGGTACAGGTCTTTGTAGATTTCCAGCGGGTTCGACGACTTGGGATTTGGAAGACGGTACGGGTAAAAGGGCGCCACGTAGACGTAATGGACATCGTCGTAAAAGTGGCGGTTGAGACACCACGCTAGGAACGACTGGGTCGAATAGTAGAAGCGCATTCGCGTGCAGAACCGACGGACAGGGCAGGGGACCAAAATGCCATAACGTAACAACTAATGCTGCTCGCTGATGAATGCAAGCGGGTCTATGCTCGGGAGACGCTTGGAGCCACCTTACAAGTTCACACAAGGTCCCGAACAAACTGCGTAAGTGCCCCCGCGCCATACGTTTGGTTGACGCGCCGCGGCGAACAGCCTACCATACGTGCCCAGGCGGGCGATCCCACGGACAACGCGCGGTGGCAGTCCGGCTGAAGCCGTAAAAGCGTGCGGGCCCACCGCACAACCGCGTCCGGATACCCAAGCGCCCCGCGCGCCGCGGGCGCCCGCCCTCAGACGGTTCGACGGCCGGGTCTGCTGACCCGGCCGTCTTCCATTCCCCCCAAAGTTCGACGCGGCGTCCCGTCACCGCCCCGGCGCACTCCCGTCCGCCGCGCCCACCTCCAGTCCCATCGCCTCCGCCAGCAGCTCGTAGGAGCGCAGGCGGGCGGCGAAGTCGTGCGTCACGGTCACCACCAGCACCTCGTCGGCGCCGTAGCGGGCCGCGACGCGCAGCAGCTCGGCGCGCACCTCGCCCGGGTCGCCAGCGATCATCCGCGCGCCGTCGGTGCCCACGGGCGGCGGACGCCAGTCGGGGCCCAGCTCGGCCAGCGCCTCGTCGGGCGAGGGGATGCCGCGGTCGTAGCCGCGCACGATGCGGCGCCGCCACAGCTCGACGCCTGACGCCAGCCGCCGCGCTTCTTCGCTCGTTTCGGCGCAGATCACCCCCAGCGCCACGCTGATGCGCGGCTTCGCGAGGCGCCCGCCCGGGCGGAAGCGCTCGCGGTAGGCCTCGGCCAGCGCCGCGCCGTCCTCGCCGGAGATGAACTGCGCGAACGAGTAGCCGGTGCCCAGCTCGGCCGCCACCAGCGCGCTGCCGCCGCCCGAGCCCAGCAGCCACAGCTCGGGGACGGTGTCGCCGCGCGGCATGGCGCGCACGCGGCCCCAGGGGTGGCTTTTGGGATACGTGTTGCCGAGCCAGCCGGCCAGGTCTTCCACCTGCTGCGGGAAGTACTCGATCGGCAGCGCGGCGCGCCCGTACTGGAGCGCCTGCACGGTGCGCGCGTCGCCCCCCGGCGCGCGGCCGACGCCCAGGTCGATGCGCCCGGGGAAGAGCGTCTCCAGCATGCGGAACTGCTCAGCCACCTTGAACGGCGAGTAGTGCGTGAGCAGCACCCCGCCCGCGCCGACGCGGATGGTGCGCGTGGCGGCGGCGACCGCCGGGATCAGCACCTCGGGGGCCGAGCCGGCGAAGGAGTTGGTGCTGTGGTGCTCGGCCAGCCAGTAGCGCGCGTACCCCAGCCGCTCGCACGCGCGCGCCAGCTCCACCGTCTCGCGCACCGCGTCCGCGCCCGTGCCGCCCGTGCGCACCGGCGACTGGTCCACCACACCGAGCTTCAACGACAAGGAGCTTCAGGGAACAGGGAACAGGGGACAGCCTGCGAGCGGGAAGGTGCGCGGCGGGGGCGGCGGGCGCAACGGGGGATCGCCCGACGAGGGGTGTGGGGCGGGAGCCGAAGGCGCCGCGACGATGCCCCGGGTCGGGGAGCTCCGGGGCATCGTCGGTTCACGTCGTCTCGCCTGCTCTCCTCACCGCGCGTCCGCGGATGGAGGCGGCGGAGGCGGTCCCGGCGCCGGCGGAGGAGGGGGCGGCGGCCCCTGGTACGGGCCGGTGTACGGGGGCGGCGGGCGCCGGCCGCGGTCGAAGAGCTTCAGCTTGCGGACCGCCCACACGATGGCGGCGATGATCAGGGCCAGCGGCACCAGGAACCCCAGCGAGGCGATCAGCGCGGCGATGAACCCGACGAAGATCCGCCACGCCTTTCCGAACGCCTCCAGGATCGGGTTCTGCCCCGGGTAGTCGCCCACCACCGCTTGCGGCTCGTGGAGCGTGACCGTGAGCGTGCTGACCGCCACGCGGGTGCGCAGGTAGCGCAGGCGGCCCTCGTAGCGCTCGATCTCCTCGCGCACGCGCGCCAGCTCGCGCTCCACCGTGAGCACGTCTTCCAGGCGCCCCGTGCGCGTGGCCAGCAGGCTCACCAGGCGCTCCTCCAGGCGGCGCGCGTTCGCCATCCGCGCGCTCACGTCCACGAACTCCTCGCCCACGTCCTGCGCGGTGACCTGCACGCTCTCCACCTCGCCCACGGGGCGGATCCCGGCGAGCGCCTGGTCGAAGCGCGCCGAAGGGATCTTCAGCTCCAGGTCGGCCCTGCGCGACTCCCGGTCGCCCGCGGTGATGGTGGTGTTGCCCACGTAGCCGCCCAGCTGCTGCGCCAGCCGCCGCACCTGCTCGATGGCCGGCTCCAGCGAGTCGACCTCCACCACCGCCGTGCCGGTGCGGATGATCATCGACGGCGCGGCCTGCTGCGCGTTCGGCTGCGCCGCGCCCGAGGCGGTGTCGGCGGTGGCGGCTGTTCCCTGGTCCGTACCCTGGGCATACCCCTCGGCCGACCTCGCCGCGGGGGACTCCCTCGAGGCCGCTGCGGGAGCCTGCACCGGGGCCGTCTCCAGGGCGACGGACGGAGCGGCGGAGCCCGCATCCTCCTCCGTCATGCGGGCCGAATCGCCGCCGCTGCAGGCGAGGGCGAGGAGCGGCAGGAGCGCGGGCGCGAATCGCTTGAGGTTCATGGGTCGTGTCGGTCGTGGGAACAGGTGGGGTCCGGGGATGGAACGGCGGGCGCGTGGCGGATCTGACGTGCGGGTGAGAAGGCCGCTCAATGATGCGGGGCGGCGCGCGTTCGGGAAAGGTCCGCGCTCACGCTCGCCCCGCCAGCTCCCGGCCGATGCGCTCCAGGCGGCGCACCGTCTCGCGCACGTCGTCGTCCGTGGTGCGCGGGTTGATGGTGCACAGGCGCAGCGCCGCGCGGCCGCCCAGCTCCGTGGTGCTCAGCATCGCCCACCCGTCCCGCACCATCGCGGTAGCGATGCGGCGCTGCAGCTCGTCGAGCGCCGCGCCCTCCTTCGTCCCCGCGCCCACGTGGCGGAAGGTGACGATGGCGAGCTGCGCCGGGGTCACCACCTCCCACGCCGGCGAGGCGCGCAGCTCCTCCTCGGCGACCTCGGCGAGGCGCATCCCCCGGGCGACCGCCGCGCGGAAGGCGGCGAGGCCGTGCACCTGGACCGACAGCCACAGCTTGAGCGCGCGGAAGCTCCGGGTGAGCTGCACGCCCCAGTCGCGGAAGTTGACCTCCTCTTCCGCGCGGTCGCTGTCCTTGAGGTACTCGGGGACCATGCGGAACGCGTCGCGCAGCGCCCCGCCGTCGCGCACCAGGATGCAGGCGCACTCGAACGGCTGGAAGAGCCACTTGTGCGGGTCGAGCGAGACCGAGTCGGCCCGCTCGATCCCCCGCAGCAGCTCGCGCCCCCGCTCGGTGAGAACGGCCGGAGCGCCGTACGCCCCGTCGACGTGCATCCACGTCCCCAGCCGCCGGCAGGCCTCCGCCAGCGCCGGGAGCGGGTCGACCGCGCCCGTGTTCGTCGTCCCCGCGCTGCCGACGGCGAGGAAGGGGACGAGGCCCGCCGCGCGGTCCGCCTCCGCCGCACGCTCCAGCTCTTCGACCGGGAGACGGTAGGCGCCGTCCGCCGGCAGCACGCGCACCTGCTCCGGGCGGAAGCCGAGCACGCGCGCCGCCCGGTGGATGGAGGAGTGCGCCTGGTCCGAGCAGTAGACCACCGCGCGCGAGAAGTCCTCCGCGCCGAAGCGCCGCCAGCGGGCCACGGCGAGCGCGGTGAGGTTCGCCATCGACCCCCCGCTCACGAACGCCCCGCCCGCGCCCTCCGGCAGCCCGCAGAGGCCGCGCAGCCAGTCCGCCGCCACCAGCTCCACCTCCGCCGCGCCCGCCGCGGTCGCCCACGCCCCGGCGAAGGGGTTCAGCCCGCTCACCAGCGCGTCCGCCATCGCCCCCACGAAGCTCCCCGGCGAGGGGACGTAGGCGAAGAAGCGCGGGTGGTCCACGTGCGACATCGGCCCGAAGACGTCGGCCATGGTGCGCTCCAGCGCCGCCTCCCAGCCGCGCCCCTCCTCCGGCGGCGGCTCGCGCAGGCGCCGCTCCATCTCCGCGCGCGGCGCGCCGCCCGACACCGCCTGGTCGCGCACCCCGGCCACGTGCGCGACGATCCGGTCCACCACGCGGTATCCGAGCGCACGCATCTCCTCCGGCGAGAGCTGGAGCGCCGACGGCGGCGGCGATTGCAAGTCTTCCACTTTCGACGATCCTTCAAGGTGAGCAGTGTGCACTTCGCACTTCGCACTGCGGTTCGGGCGTGTCCCTCCGCTGCGCTCCGGGCCGGGCCACGGTCGCGCCAAACCCCACGGCGCGCCCGCGTCCCGGCCCTCCGGGCGCGCATCCCTCACGCAGGGTTCCGTCGCGCGACGCGTGCGGAGCTCGCAGGGGCGAGCCTGCGAGTCCGCGCGAAGGTGGGTCCGGCACATTGCCCGCCCATCGTGCAGAGGGCCGGCCCCGCCGGTCGAGGCAGGCCTCGCCCCTACGAACCGCCGCCCACGCAGGGTTCCGTCGCGCGACGCGTGTGGAGCTCGTAGGGGCGAGCCTGCGAGTCCGCGCGAAGGTGGCCCTGGCACATTGCCCGCCCATCGTGCAGAGGGCCGGCCCCGCCGGTCGAGGCAGGCCTCGCCCCTGCGAACCGCCCGCCTTCCGCGCCGGGCCTCGTCGAGTACCCTCTCCCGAAGTTGGGAGAGGGTGGCGACGCGGTAGCGGCGCCGGGTGAGGGCCCCGCGCGGATGCCGCGCCCCCGCTCGGGGCCCACCCGTTGCATCCCCCGCAGCCATCCCCAGTCCACGACCTTCGGGAGCGGTGCAGACTTGCGGTTTGAC encodes:
- a CDS encoding pyridoxal-dependent decarboxylase, with translation MRALGYRVVDRIVAHVAGVRDQAVSGGAPRAEMERRLREPPPEEGRGWEAALERTMADVFGPMSHVDHPRFFAYVPSPGSFVGAMADALVSGLNPFAGAWATAAGAAEVELVAADWLRGLCGLPEGAGGAFVSGGSMANLTALAVARWRRFGAEDFSRAVVYCSDQAHSSIHRAARVLGFRPEQVRVLPADGAYRLPVEELERAAEADRAAGLVPFLAVGSAGTTNTGAVDPLPALAEACRRLGTWMHVDGAYGAPAVLTERGRELLRGIERADSVSLDPHKWLFQPFECACILVRDGGALRDAFRMVPEYLKDSDRAEEEVNFRDWGVQLTRSFRALKLWLSVQVHGLAAFRAAVARGMRLAEVAEEELRASPAWEVVTPAQLAIVTFRHVGAGTKEGAALDELQRRIATAMVRDGWAMLSTTELGGRAALRLCTINPRTTDDDVRETVRRLERIGRELAGRA
- a CDS encoding M1 family aminopeptidase; translated protein: MPRLAAFEARYQLRRVSPWVFLLVLAGISFLTTSMAGGAWSAFDFNRVLWINSPAFVAAALLRASILAVPIVAGIAGTAVQRDFQTVAHPLFFTTPVRPRDYLLGRWLGAVGATLVVLTGIPLGVLAACAWPSVNPDLVGPFRPGAFLAPFAFLVVPNVLFTAALFVALALSTRRMLPVYVGGLALLVAWSIARLSLMAVDAGPAGALLDPFGNTALARATRYWTVAERNTRDVPWLGLLAANRLLWLGVGAAVLGACALHFRFRHAAEGRARAAWDPAAGAPPPPVLRVPAARRRFDAGARLLQLAGETRRALSQVVANVWFPVLVALGVLLALTIGRSTDAVYGTPTYPVTYRVLEAVQGSLTLFVIVIIAVYAGELVWNERELRAAGIHDALPVPTWLSLAARFLALLAVVAALQGVAMLCGVLLQVSRGWYRFEPGLYLSELFVYGLAGWVPVVGLALFIQALVNHKYVGHFLFLLWVVGSLVLYGLLGVEHNLALFGSAPSLTYSDLNGYGHALVSWRWFTLYWGLWTLLLAAATHLLWVRGQDAGGRWRLREARRRMTRPLLAGTALAALLVLATGGFIYYNTAVLNHFETDDEGERVQAGYEKDYKRWEWVPQPRIAGARLEVDIFAGRRDLRLRGTYRLVNRSGARIDSVHVDLLNSLQVRELRLDRPAARVVSDSARGYYVFRLARPLLPGDSAQLVFHLEHDSRGFENEPSYQPVVGNGTFFDSRWLPGIGYNPDGELDDPGAREEHHLPPRPRAARIDDPRARTRNFVARDADWMDFEVTLSTDAGQTAVAPGYLQRAWTAGGRRFFHYRMDAPILNFYAFLSARYRVRRDRWDGVSIEVYHHPGHEWNVERMVRSVQASLGYYTREFGPYQHRQVRILEFPRYGEFAQSFDNTIPYSEAIGFIADVREGDIDYPFFVTAHEVAHQWWGHQVAPADVQGAAMLSETLAEYGALMVMEREYGREQIGRFLRYEMDQYLEGRGAESRGELPLMLVENQQYIHYNKGALAMYALRDWIGEERVNGALRAFLREWRFRGPPYPTARDLVAHLRAATPDSLKHVVSDLFEHVTLYENRAVSATARELGGGRWEVSLTVQAAKLRADSLGEETPQPLGDWIDVGVYAAGDPEPLYLRKHRVTRATQTIRVVVEGRPARAGIDPLHKLIDRRIDDNVVGVTVGR
- a CDS encoding LLM class flavin-dependent oxidoreductase: MSLKLGVVDQSPVRTGGTGADAVRETVELARACERLGYARYWLAEHHSTNSFAGSAPEVLIPAVAAATRTIRVGAGGVLLTHYSPFKVAEQFRMLETLFPGRIDLGVGRAPGGDARTVQALQYGRAALPIEYFPQQVEDLAGWLGNTYPKSHPWGRVRAMPRGDTVPELWLLGSGGGSALVAAELGTGYSFAQFISGEDGAALAEAYRERFRPGGRLAKPRISVALGVICAETSEEARRLASGVELWRRRIVRGYDRGIPSPDEALAELGPDWRPPPVGTDGARMIAGDPGEVRAELLRVAARYGADEVLVVTVTHDFAARLRSYELLAEAMGLEVGAADGSAPGR
- a CDS encoding DUF4349 domain-containing protein, with translation MNLKRFAPALLPLLALACSGGDSARMTEEDAGSAAPSVALETAPVQAPAAASRESPAARSAEGYAQGTDQGTAATADTASGAAQPNAQQAAPSMIIRTGTAVVEVDSLEPAIEQVRRLAQQLGGYVGNTTITAGDRESRRADLELKIPSARFDQALAGIRPVGEVESVQVTAQDVGEEFVDVSARMANARRLEERLVSLLATRTGRLEDVLTVERELARVREEIERYEGRLRYLRTRVAVSTLTVTLHEPQAVVGDYPGQNPILEAFGKAWRIFVGFIAALIASLGFLVPLALIIAAIVWAVRKLKLFDRGRRPPPPYTGPYQGPPPPPPPAPGPPPPPPSADAR